The following proteins come from a genomic window of Anguilla rostrata isolate EN2019 chromosome 17, ASM1855537v3, whole genome shotgun sequence:
- the LOC135243201 gene encoding growth factor receptor-bound protein 2 yields the protein MEAIAKYDFKATADDELSFKRGEVLKVLNEECDQNWYKAELNGKDGFIPKNYIEMKAHPWFFGKIPRAKAEEMLNKQRHDGAFLIRESESAPGDFSLSVKFGNDVQHFKVLRDGAGKYFLWVVKFNSLNELVDYHRSTSVSRNQQIFLRDIEQVPQHPAYVQALFDFDPQEDGELGFRRGDFIQVLDNSDPNWWKGACHGQTGMFPRNYVTPVNRNM from the exons ATGGAGGCCATTGCCAAATACGATTTTAAAGCAACTGCAGACGACGAGCTAAGTTTCAAACGTGGAGAAGTCCTAAag GTTTTAAATGAAGAATGTGACCAGAACTGGTACAAGGCTGAGCTCAACGGGAAAGACGGATTCATCCCCAAAAACTACATAGAGATGAAAGCTCATCC GTGGTTTTTCGGGAAGATCCCGCGGGCCAAGGCGGAGGAGATGCTGAACAAACAGAGGCACGACGGGGCCTTCCTGATCAGGGAGAGCGAGAGCGCGCCGGGAGACTTCTCCCTGTCCGTCAA GTTCGGTAACGACGTGCAGCACTTCAAAGTCCTCCGCGACGGGGCGGGGAAGTACTTCCTGTGGGTGGTGAAGTTCAACTCGCTGAACGAGCTGGTGGACTACCACCGCTCCACCTCCGTGTCCCGAAACCAGCAGATCTTCCTGCGGGACATCGAGCAGGTGCCCCAG cacCCCGCGTACGTCCAGGCGCTGTTCGATTTCGACCCCCAGGAGGACGGGGAGCTGGGCTTCAGGCGCGGCGACTTCATCCAGGTCCTGGACAACTCCGACCCCAACTGGTGGAAAGGGGCGTGCCACGGGCAGACGGGCATGTTCCCCCGCAACTACGTCACGCCCGTCAACAGGAACATGTGA